The Parachlamydiales bacterium genome has a segment encoding these proteins:
- a CDS encoding exodeoxyribonuclease V subunit gamma translates to MHCFYSNRVEVLYERLVQSLFTGNSSHPFSKRLILVASPAMRSWLQLRMAKDERLGIFAGVEIGMAENTIEKISSLGNSSSVPSRNAFSLGIELVLTELLKEDGLDIPSGIKNQSKQSHFLASQLTDLFVRYSVYGSGLLKSWKNTKRKDWQQVLWEKVHAKFHWISRVELVEGMDSIPYDSVHFFSVSFLPQVYLDCLERLSHKTPAFGYILSPCRAFWCDILGDKQQSFYLHAVQEKGASIAQQMALEDLLIDTNPLLANFGRMGREMAAQLEKLDDHAEQGYVIPSSVLSVEAYQEYIDEQVFFEPVAKPISLLQALQTDLTLLRPYQGEFIAVEGEGRSLELHGAPTRWREVEVLYNILVEEIAHSQTTDQPLLPSDIIVMAPDIAVYLPYIKAVFEEKEGQLPVQVMDVRMPSTNVYIQAFLALLELAKSGWENKRILDLLDYLPILRKCGWSQEDAVTLRKWIKQSAVHWGFDVKHRDEFLASAYLPQNALDRSEVGTWYSSLKGLCNSLLTSSEDNPVFLEVSDAPLLGEWWEFLYGLKSDLEPISKQEEYPLAQWIAYCNKLVDKYLYSEHDEELVQGHLVLQKTLKELELAFTGKLSFTLIESCLTRALDQVTTTYREGNLQAVRFCSLLPMRAVPAKIIALIGMEAGMYPKKGYDPIGLDLMKSTGLGDYCPRQSDFDRYLFLEALLSAREKLVITFPAQWNHGGHAEEKMPSHLLEELVGYLDKAYRIDGKLPSEKILYQHALPSYHYSHFQTDSVPNYLPSRLSWAKAAYGCLKNGKQNFFDQFADFIPSRSVSEQRVELSTLKSLAANPLKEYLKNVLKVDLERSLKYKNVVDEPLDLPPLDQGSMSSKSLTEEMSRVIHRATVTGKMPFVPIKEVYSRKLYANDAHLSQLASTISETDKKCTFQLSAHYLEVEIGDEMCKFPPLVIPKPQGGHWIIEGEIPMVSPQGLFVYAEAKLGKLIKAWPHFLVLKCLIEKYQLQVDPCILLVHTKINQAVRMDASAINAEENLVRFLEYFEATRVHPSPLLPDWLSSILEGDRNKLQKEFEKDPQSGFNFMDDTVRWLFENETYPDAEGIIQKWQPKAAELFGELQALVSKKESK, encoded by the coding sequence ATGCACTGTTTCTATAGCAATCGCGTCGAGGTCCTTTATGAAAGGCTAGTTCAAAGCTTATTCACAGGGAATTCTTCCCACCCGTTTTCAAAAAGGCTTATTTTAGTGGCCAGTCCTGCAATGCGTTCTTGGTTGCAGCTGCGCATGGCTAAAGACGAAAGGCTAGGTATTTTTGCCGGTGTAGAAATAGGGATGGCAGAGAATACTATAGAAAAAATCAGCAGCCTAGGAAATTCCAGCTCTGTTCCTAGTAGGAATGCTTTTTCACTGGGTATAGAATTAGTGCTGACGGAATTATTAAAGGAAGATGGGCTAGATATTCCCTCCGGCATAAAAAATCAGTCAAAACAATCACATTTTCTAGCATCGCAGCTGACGGACCTTTTTGTACGCTATAGTGTTTATGGCAGCGGGCTATTAAAAAGTTGGAAAAATACTAAGCGTAAAGATTGGCAGCAGGTTCTGTGGGAAAAGGTCCATGCAAAATTTCACTGGATTTCGCGAGTTGAGTTGGTTGAAGGAATGGATAGTATTCCTTATGACAGTGTCCATTTCTTTTCTGTCAGTTTTCTACCCCAAGTATATTTAGACTGTTTGGAGCGTTTATCACATAAGACGCCTGCCTTTGGATATATCCTTTCGCCTTGCAGGGCTTTTTGGTGCGACATTTTAGGCGATAAACAGCAGTCGTTTTATTTGCATGCAGTCCAAGAAAAAGGGGCATCGATAGCTCAGCAGATGGCTTTGGAAGATTTATTGATAGACACTAACCCGCTGTTGGCCAATTTTGGCAGAATGGGGCGTGAAATGGCCGCACAGCTAGAAAAGCTGGACGATCATGCAGAGCAAGGTTATGTCATTCCTTCTTCGGTATTGAGTGTAGAAGCTTATCAAGAATATATCGATGAACAGGTCTTCTTTGAACCTGTAGCCAAACCTATAAGCTTACTGCAAGCATTGCAGACAGATTTGACCTTATTGAGGCCTTATCAAGGAGAGTTTATTGCGGTGGAGGGTGAAGGCAGGTCGCTAGAATTGCATGGCGCTCCCACACGTTGGCGTGAAGTAGAGGTTCTCTATAACATACTTGTGGAAGAGATTGCGCATTCTCAGACGACGGACCAACCTCTTCTTCCTAGCGATATCATAGTGATGGCGCCCGATATCGCAGTCTATTTGCCTTACATCAAAGCTGTATTTGAAGAAAAGGAAGGGCAGCTGCCGGTTCAGGTGATGGATGTGCGCATGCCTTCCACAAATGTATATATACAGGCCTTTTTAGCTTTATTAGAGCTGGCAAAAAGCGGGTGGGAAAATAAGAGGATTTTAGACCTCTTGGACTACTTGCCCATTTTAAGAAAGTGCGGCTGGTCCCAAGAGGATGCTGTGACATTGCGAAAATGGATAAAACAATCGGCAGTGCACTGGGGATTTGATGTTAAGCATCGTGACGAATTTTTGGCCTCTGCCTACTTGCCTCAAAATGCTTTAGATAGGTCTGAGGTAGGCACGTGGTATAGTTCGTTAAAGGGATTATGCAACAGTTTATTGACAAGTTCAGAAGATAATCCCGTTTTTCTAGAGGTTTCTGATGCTCCCTTATTAGGGGAGTGGTGGGAGTTTTTATATGGTTTAAAGAGCGATTTGGAGCCCATATCCAAGCAGGAAGAGTATCCTCTTGCCCAATGGATCGCATATTGCAATAAGCTGGTCGATAAATATCTTTATTCTGAACATGATGAGGAACTAGTTCAAGGACACCTTGTCCTGCAGAAAACGTTAAAAGAGCTTGAATTAGCATTTACGGGAAAGTTGTCTTTTACTTTGATAGAATCCTGCTTAACAAGAGCATTAGATCAGGTTACTACAACATACCGGGAAGGTAATTTACAGGCAGTCCGCTTCTGTTCACTTTTACCTATGCGCGCTGTGCCGGCAAAAATTATTGCCTTAATAGGTATGGAAGCAGGAATGTACCCTAAAAAGGGATATGATCCTATTGGATTGGATTTAATGAAATCGACCGGGCTAGGGGACTACTGTCCTCGGCAATCCGACTTTGACCGCTATCTTTTTCTGGAAGCCCTTTTATCTGCACGCGAAAAGTTGGTGATAACTTTTCCTGCCCAATGGAATCATGGCGGCCATGCAGAAGAAAAAATGCCTTCACACTTGCTAGAAGAGCTTGTAGGATATCTTGATAAAGCATACAGAATAGATGGCAAGCTTCCTTCTGAAAAAATCCTGTATCAACATGCCCTTCCAAGTTATCACTATTCACATTTCCAAACAGATAGCGTCCCTAATTACCTGCCTTCAAGACTATCTTGGGCTAAAGCGGCCTATGGGTGTTTGAAAAATGGAAAGCAGAATTTTTTTGATCAATTTGCCGATTTTATACCCAGTAGGAGTGTTTCAGAGCAACGTGTCGAGCTTAGTACTTTAAAGTCTCTGGCTGCAAATCCACTTAAAGAATATTTAAAAAATGTTTTGAAAGTGGATCTGGAACGATCTTTGAAGTATAAAAACGTTGTGGATGAACCTTTAGATCTTCCCCCGCTAGATCAGGGATCTATGAGCAGCAAGTCCCTTACAGAAGAAATGTCCCGGGTTATACATAGGGCAACGGTAACAGGGAAAATGCCATTTGTGCCCATTAAAGAGGTTTACTCACGCAAGCTGTATGCAAATGATGCGCATTTAAGCCAGCTGGCTTCCACAATTTCAGAAACAGACAAGAAGTGTACCTTTCAACTTTCTGCCCATTATTTGGAGGTAGAGATTGGGGATGAAATGTGTAAATTCCCTCCGCTTGTAATTCCAAAACCACAGGGGGGGCACTGGATTATTGAAGGGGAAATTCCGATGGTATCGCCTCAGGGATTATTTGTTTATGCAGAAGCCAAGCTGGGCAAGCTTATCAAAGCGTGGCCTCATTTCTTGGTACTTAAATGCCTTATTGAAAAATACCAGCTTCAGGTGGACCCTTGTATTCTCCTTGTCCATACAAAAATTAACCAGGCTGTCCGAATGGATGCTTCTGCAATAAATGCTGAAGAGAATTTAGTTCGCTTTCTAGAGTATTTTGAAGCTACGCGCGTCCATCCTTCTCCTTTATTGCCGGACTGGCTTTCCTCTATCCTGGAGGGTGACAGGAATAAGTTGCAAAAAGAATTTGAGAAAGATCCTCAAAGTGGATTCAACTTTATGGATGATACAGTGCGTTGGTTATTTGAAAATGAAACATATCCGGATGCTGAGGGGATTATTCAGAAATGGCAACCCAAAGCAGCCGAATTGTTTGGGGAGCTTCAGGCGTTGGTTTCTAAGAAGGAAAGTAAATGA
- a CDS encoding UvrD-helicase domain-containing protein — MIGFPSFNVLSSSQSIEGHLLLEASAGTGKTFAIENIVVRSILEKGLALDRILVLTFTNAATNDLKARIRSCIFKTIEDLAHGNTGENYLHNVAEQGEHAIWQAKQKLRHNLFFFENSQIFTLHAFCSRTLTDLSLLDPQEWMLSYAEINECIVNYIRTSLTLPLIHPAELEILWSTTERVVSEIKSQLLRGASIAKLPHYAEGEQAFRVLLESARQKYAFQSDKVLEDFQKITKACGKRDIDKHVKRLRNFARLLQEGASVTSFQLLIEEGLIWLENIKPEKILTKNVNFANLNLHYPTLDAWIRNELEPLLRNHTDKDLLLLRLAHGAQKVFRAWMRSEYRSTNDDLLRLMVEKTHDPSIGDQIRSKYDLVIVDEFQDTDPSQWTILKNLFLDPQHHWNGQLILVGDPKQSIYAFRQADIYTYREAANTLGQAAMASLDTNFRSHPKLVEGLNRLFSAERVPRLIYLPSTDEAVYCNPVKAGLKEEVFSLLPVEEVGIEFVAAKATEDVNQYIAAEILRLKESYGFDPSRCAILVKDRYKGAELGKVLKQFGLPYRLNRDRSLIKSPAYSPLKQLVKAVLHCKDIGIVKVALGDKILNWNYKRLLQLNEPAVLAATLQMFAKWNAKLHSQGIAHCLQAILDEPCAEDSITYGEAILKSEEGTEFFLELFQIVELLLEHQPLGSKNQGGLIDLFDVLEELDLEESGDLAIQGDDAQGISIVTIHSSKGLEFDVVFTQGIIFDSPAPSSIIVKHEEEERVIQAVHPESEDYLKYCEEIDAEKMRQFYVTATRAKYKLYLFALEQEKTPKKGKAAIVDLYLSHLQGHGENYHCLYEGIGSLSLGKFPSLVKLLDPESHSIRHKVLDECSRSLHIDKTVIQPDEYVFIEPFQPNFDFSNSFISSYTGLAKHEVELLEHIPPSDWEGEVKSVHTLPAGAETGILFHTLLEKIDFTRPFDKQALLPFFQSKTAPWIDVVYEMLHQIVSIPLQSHSKPFALSEICSAKLYKETEFLFSSAQYGILKGVIDLCFEYDNKYYLLDWKTNWLGPQAEFYTPSHLQQAMQKNDYFLQAQIYMDALRKYFALVDKRPFEDCFGGYYYLFLRGIPSGNGIFSVLNPA; from the coding sequence ATGATAGGGTTTCCCAGTTTTAACGTATTGTCATCTTCACAATCTATTGAAGGGCATCTTCTTTTAGAAGCTTCGGCAGGAACAGGCAAAACTTTTGCGATCGAAAATATCGTTGTCAGGAGTATTTTGGAAAAGGGCCTGGCGTTGGATCGTATTCTGGTATTGACCTTTACAAATGCTGCTACAAATGACCTTAAAGCACGTATCCGCAGCTGTATTTTTAAGACTATAGAAGACCTTGCGCACGGTAATACAGGTGAGAACTATTTACATAACGTGGCGGAGCAGGGAGAGCATGCCATCTGGCAAGCAAAACAGAAGCTGCGCCACAATCTGTTTTTTTTCGAGAACAGCCAAATATTTACTTTACATGCCTTCTGCAGCCGTACTTTGACTGATCTATCCCTTTTGGACCCCCAAGAATGGATGCTATCCTATGCTGAGATAAATGAATGTATTGTTAACTATATACGCACCTCTTTGACGCTTCCTCTCATCCATCCTGCAGAGCTGGAGATATTATGGAGCACTACAGAGAGGGTCGTCTCAGAAATTAAATCCCAGCTATTGCGTGGAGCCTCCATTGCTAAACTTCCTCATTATGCTGAAGGGGAGCAAGCCTTTCGAGTTCTTTTAGAAAGTGCACGCCAGAAATATGCTTTTCAATCAGATAAAGTTTTAGAAGACTTCCAAAAAATAACGAAAGCATGTGGTAAGAGGGATATCGACAAACACGTAAAGAGGCTTCGGAATTTTGCCCGCCTTCTGCAAGAGGGAGCATCTGTCACTTCCTTTCAACTCTTAATAGAGGAAGGTTTGATTTGGCTGGAGAATATCAAACCAGAGAAAATCCTTACCAAAAATGTTAACTTCGCTAACCTCAACCTGCACTACCCTACATTAGATGCTTGGATACGTAACGAGCTTGAACCCCTTTTGAGAAATCATACAGATAAGGATTTACTACTGTTAAGGTTGGCGCATGGTGCACAGAAAGTTTTCCGTGCATGGATGCGTTCTGAATACCGGAGCACAAACGACGATTTGCTGCGTTTGATGGTGGAAAAGACGCACGACCCTTCTATTGGGGATCAGATCCGTTCTAAATACGATCTAGTGATTGTAGATGAGTTTCAAGATACCGATCCCTCTCAGTGGACTATCCTAAAAAATCTTTTTCTAGATCCACAACATCATTGGAATGGACAGCTCATTCTTGTAGGGGACCCTAAACAATCCATCTATGCTTTTAGGCAGGCGGATATCTATACTTATCGTGAGGCGGCAAATACGTTAGGCCAAGCGGCTATGGCTTCATTAGATACCAATTTCCGTTCACATCCTAAATTGGTAGAGGGCTTAAACAGACTTTTTTCTGCTGAAAGAGTCCCTAGGCTGATATATTTGCCTTCTACAGATGAAGCAGTCTATTGTAATCCGGTAAAGGCTGGATTAAAGGAAGAAGTGTTTTCTCTTTTACCTGTGGAGGAGGTCGGCATTGAATTCGTTGCTGCTAAGGCAACGGAGGACGTGAACCAATATATTGCAGCAGAAATATTACGTTTAAAGGAAAGCTACGGATTTGACCCCTCTCGTTGCGCTATATTGGTCAAAGACCGCTATAAAGGGGCAGAATTGGGCAAGGTATTAAAACAGTTCGGTTTGCCTTATCGCTTGAATCGCGATCGGTCTTTGATAAAATCTCCGGCATATTCTCCTTTAAAGCAGTTAGTTAAAGCGGTCTTGCATTGTAAGGATATTGGAATCGTAAAGGTAGCTTTAGGGGATAAAATCCTTAATTGGAATTATAAACGTCTTCTGCAGTTGAATGAACCTGCGGTGTTAGCTGCAACATTGCAGATGTTTGCCAAGTGGAATGCTAAGCTTCATAGCCAGGGGATCGCTCATTGCTTGCAAGCTATCCTGGATGAGCCTTGTGCTGAAGATTCCATTACTTATGGTGAGGCAATTTTAAAAAGTGAAGAGGGCACAGAATTCTTCTTAGAGCTATTTCAAATTGTAGAGCTGCTCTTAGAGCACCAGCCCTTAGGTTCAAAAAACCAGGGCGGCTTAATAGACTTGTTTGATGTCCTGGAAGAATTAGATCTTGAAGAGTCGGGTGATTTAGCTATCCAAGGGGATGATGCCCAGGGGATATCCATTGTAACTATCCACTCCAGTAAAGGCTTGGAATTTGATGTTGTCTTTACGCAAGGAATTATCTTTGATTCGCCTGCCCCTTCTTCCATTATTGTTAAACATGAGGAAGAGGAACGGGTCATTCAAGCTGTCCATCCTGAATCCGAAGATTACTTGAAATATTGTGAGGAGATTGATGCAGAAAAGATGCGTCAATTTTATGTCACCGCTACACGCGCTAAATACAAACTGTATTTATTTGCCTTGGAGCAGGAAAAAACTCCTAAGAAGGGAAAGGCTGCAATCGTTGACCTATATCTAAGCCACCTGCAAGGACATGGAGAGAATTATCATTGCCTTTATGAGGGTATAGGATCTCTTTCATTGGGAAAATTCCCTTCTTTGGTCAAATTACTGGATCCTGAGTCCCATTCTATCCGACATAAGGTTTTGGATGAATGCAGCCGTAGCTTGCATATAGACAAAACGGTTATCCAACCCGATGAATATGTATTTATTGAGCCGTTTCAACCTAATTTTGATTTCTCAAACTCATTTATTTCTTCCTATACAGGCTTGGCAAAACATGAAGTGGAATTATTGGAACATATTCCCCCTTCAGACTGGGAAGGGGAAGTGAAGAGTGTACATACTTTACCTGCGGGTGCTGAAACAGGAATTCTCTTCCATACTCTCCTAGAAAAAATAGATTTCACGAGACCTTTTGATAAGCAGGCTTTATTACCCTTTTTCCAATCTAAAACTGCTCCTTGGATAGATGTCGTTTATGAGATGTTGCACCAAATTGTCAGTATTCCTTTGCAAAGCCATTCTAAGCCATTTGCTTTAAGCGAAATTTGTAGTGCGAAACTGTACAAAGAAACAGAATTCCTATTTTCTTCAGCGCAATATGGAATTCTTAAAGGAGTTATCGACCTTTGTTTTGAATATGATAACAAGTACTATTTGCTGGATTGGAAGACAAATTGGTTAGGGCCCCAAGCAGAGTTTTACACTCCATCCCATCTGCAGCAAGCCATGCAAAAAAATGATTACTTTTTGCAAGCGCAAATTTATATGGATGCATTAAGGAAGTATTTTGCTTTGGTTGATAAAAGACCCTTTGAAGATTGCTTCGGAGGTTACTATTATTTATTTTTAAGGGGAATTCCTAGTGGAAACGGTATCTTCTCAGTCCTTAACCCCGCTTGA
- the recD gene encoding exodeoxyribonuclease V subunit alpha has protein sequence METVSSQSLTPLEALASHWPILQQSLLQEIIDPIDVILTGHILEGRYAELEEACAICHLSLAVRSGHLCVKWEEGKIEPSPELFWDTLAKNIFPYIEKGLKKLIEENANSYLSVYGSALYFQRYVQLEEQCAELFNSHQRFHPTILLNAASFDAYLSHHPALLKEQKDAISKVLHQTISFITGGPGTGKTFTASCLIEAIGKSLPEECRASFEIALAAPTGKAASHLHQKIIAQLPDVNALISSSTIHSLLNISSSTKEFKKKLSHDLVVVDESSMIDLKLMTALLCALKPGARLVLLGDHRQLPPVEPGAPFNDLISARFKSADIALQPGYLKTCMRAELKEIVHFAEEIDRGDLEAVKRSLNTPGSAVQGKLLPEARAFNQTVQYLSGLFPSLLCTTEYPDMQVLKSFRLLTPLRKGVWGVESLNQALHKTLLAQLPVGASPAIPILLTTNDHQLQLYNGDMGFLWKGQGYFAASDGSWRIIPTAILPKYQYGYCLSVHKSQGSEFDRIAVLLPPGTEVLGRSSLYTAVTRAKQSVELWYDPVILEATIRQDKLRISNLSRRIE, from the coding sequence GTGGAAACGGTATCTTCTCAGTCCTTAACCCCGCTTGAGGCGCTGGCCTCGCATTGGCCTATCTTGCAACAAAGCCTGTTGCAAGAGATCATAGATCCTATCGATGTGATCCTGACAGGACATATTCTTGAAGGGCGCTATGCTGAACTTGAGGAAGCTTGCGCTATCTGCCACCTCTCTTTGGCCGTACGTTCTGGCCATTTATGCGTGAAATGGGAAGAAGGGAAAATTGAGCCTTCTCCAGAGCTATTTTGGGATACACTCGCGAAAAATATTTTTCCTTACATTGAAAAAGGGCTTAAAAAGCTTATTGAAGAAAATGCTAATTCCTATCTTTCAGTATATGGATCCGCACTCTACTTCCAGAGGTATGTCCAGTTAGAGGAACAGTGTGCAGAACTCTTCAATAGCCATCAAAGATTCCACCCTACCATTCTACTTAACGCAGCATCTTTTGACGCATATCTCTCCCATCATCCGGCACTACTAAAAGAACAAAAAGACGCTATCAGCAAGGTTTTGCATCAAACGATTAGCTTTATCACAGGGGGGCCGGGCACCGGCAAAACCTTTACTGCAAGCTGTTTGATCGAAGCGATCGGAAAGAGCCTGCCTGAGGAATGCAGAGCATCGTTCGAAATTGCTTTGGCTGCTCCCACGGGTAAAGCTGCCTCACATCTGCACCAAAAAATTATTGCCCAATTGCCGGATGTCAATGCGCTGATTTCTTCATCCACAATCCATTCATTATTAAATATCAGCTCTTCAACCAAAGAGTTTAAAAAGAAACTTTCGCATGATCTTGTTGTTGTCGATGAATCCTCTATGATTGACTTAAAGTTGATGACAGCTCTTTTATGTGCGCTTAAGCCCGGTGCGCGACTTGTCTTGCTAGGCGACCATCGTCAATTACCCCCTGTGGAGCCGGGAGCGCCCTTCAACGATTTGATCTCGGCCCGCTTTAAAAGCGCAGATATTGCTTTGCAACCGGGGTATTTAAAAACATGCATGCGTGCAGAGCTCAAGGAGATTGTCCATTTCGCAGAGGAAATTGATAGGGGCGATTTAGAGGCCGTTAAAAGATCCTTAAACACCCCGGGATCTGCCGTACAAGGAAAGCTTTTGCCTGAAGCTAGGGCTTTTAATCAAACGGTGCAGTACTTATCCGGGCTATTTCCTTCTTTGCTCTGTACGACAGAATATCCCGATATGCAGGTTCTCAAGTCATTCCGTTTGCTTACTCCCCTACGAAAAGGGGTATGGGGTGTTGAATCTTTGAACCAGGCATTGCATAAAACATTGCTGGCGCAGCTTCCGGTAGGGGCATCGCCGGCAATACCCATCCTTTTGACGACTAATGATCATCAGCTGCAATTGTACAATGGAGATATGGGATTTTTATGGAAGGGACAGGGGTATTTCGCTGCATCTGATGGATCATGGCGTATTATTCCGACAGCGATTTTACCTAAATACCAATATGGTTATTGTTTATCGGTACATAAAAGCCAGGGCAGCGAGTTTGACCGCATTGCTGTGCTGCTACCTCCCGGAACGGAGGTATTGGGACGTTCCTCATTGTACACTGCAGTCACAAGGGCAAAACAATCAGTGGAATTGTGGTATGATCCGGTAATACTTGAAGCGACAATTCGGCAGGACAAGTTGCGGATTTCGAATTTATCTAGGAGGATAGAATGA
- a CDS encoding MBL fold metallo-hydrolase, which translates to MMNYPISDHFDGRKFRNLDPTAHSDKNLWDIIKWRWSARPKPWPLWIDNMHLPNIASDVSLNEVSVTFINHSTCLVQLNGINILTDPVFSARVSPFSFIGPRRRRFPGIALDSLPRIDVVTISHNHYDHLDVGSLAALNARFSPLFITPLNNASLLKEVGIDQCIELDWWQERPLMNGKIALVPAQHWSARGIFDRCKALWGGFIYQFGGITIYFAGDTGYNTHFKTIYEKYGAPDISLLPIGVYEPRWFMQKQHMNPEDAVKAHLDLKSKFSMGIHQGTFQLSDEGQKDPANSLQEHLIRYKVDPERFISPENGQTVSSQNL; encoded by the coding sequence ATGATGAATTACCCCATTTCAGATCATTTTGACGGAAGAAAATTCAGAAATTTGGATCCTACCGCCCACAGCGATAAAAACCTTTGGGATATTATCAAGTGGCGTTGGTCGGCAAGGCCTAAGCCTTGGCCGCTTTGGATCGATAATATGCATCTGCCAAATATTGCTTCAGATGTATCTCTAAATGAGGTGTCTGTAACGTTTATCAATCATTCTACCTGTTTGGTACAACTGAATGGTATTAACATCTTGACAGATCCTGTTTTTTCAGCACGCGTCAGCCCCTTCTCTTTTATTGGTCCTAGGAGAAGGCGTTTTCCGGGAATTGCATTAGATAGTTTGCCGAGGATTGATGTGGTCACGATCAGTCACAATCATTATGACCATTTAGATGTTGGTTCGTTGGCGGCGCTTAATGCTAGATTTTCACCTTTATTCATCACCCCCTTGAATAATGCATCCCTTTTGAAGGAAGTGGGTATAGATCAATGCATTGAGTTAGATTGGTGGCAGGAAAGGCCTTTAATGAACGGAAAGATAGCCTTAGTCCCTGCGCAGCATTGGTCGGCTAGAGGAATATTTGATCGTTGTAAAGCCCTTTGGGGTGGATTCATCTATCAATTTGGGGGGATAACGATCTATTTCGCTGGAGATACCGGCTATAATACACATTTCAAAACTATTTATGAGAAGTATGGCGCACCAGATATTAGTTTGCTGCCGATTGGCGTCTATGAGCCTCGGTGGTTTATGCAGAAGCAGCATATGAATCCTGAGGATGCCGTTAAGGCGCACTTAGATCTTAAATCCAAATTTTCGATGGGTATTCATCAAGGAACATTCCAACTTTCTGACGAAGGGCAGAAAGATCCCGCAAATAGTCTTCAGGAACATCTAATCCGCTATAAAGTAGATCCGGAGAGGTTCATTTCTCCGGAAAATGGCCAGACCGTCTCAAGTCAGAATCTCTGA
- a CDS encoding serine hydrolase → MHKIYLIIFLVLFAKLTADSTRENADEIDQFVIQTMESWSTPGIALSIVQNDDVVKAQGYGTRERGVDAPVDENTLFQICSLTKAFTGLTASMLVDEKRLEWEEPVRTYWPEFKLKDETATQLMTIRDLLSGRTGLPSTGMQAWRLWWHTNRTEDELIQRTAEMNPAFSFRAHFSYSNMAYVLASKVMEKVSGKPWQEYCAEKIFKPLEMENTTFNFNTFLESDNKVKSHLAPYFRKDPIAYQSLDMIAAAGGIISNAKDMTKWLKYLLQQGPLIKETQNAQSVIEPIISNVYKWNIYTYFNPVAAYGYGWMLYRVGDKEIYMHTGLSDGAQTLLAIVPEEKLGICILSNQSENPALACLLNSLLDKYLKKEPRDWNKIGQDAIKSMELEFDAQITQIKADRNKDLAPTFLLQNYSGEYVNLAFGTVRISKDENSLLITTYNNDKGSLEHWQGDDFSITGIPSYTPILQQVTFILSDDKKDIIGLRMPCVGFFKKEPSPQEPKNDKPIEDTPQKSEILT, encoded by the coding sequence ATGCATAAAATCTACCTCATCATTTTTCTTGTTCTATTTGCAAAACTCACTGCGGATTCGACTCGAGAAAACGCAGATGAAATAGATCAATTTGTCATCCAAACAATGGAATCTTGGTCCACCCCGGGGATAGCACTTTCCATTGTTCAAAATGATGATGTCGTCAAAGCCCAAGGGTATGGAACAAGGGAAAGGGGTGTAGACGCTCCCGTCGATGAAAACACTCTTTTTCAGATCTGCTCGCTGACAAAGGCATTTACGGGATTAACCGCCAGTATGCTTGTAGATGAAAAACGTCTTGAATGGGAAGAACCTGTACGTACTTATTGGCCTGAATTTAAATTGAAAGATGAAACAGCTACCCAACTAATGACTATTAGGGATTTGTTGTCCGGAAGAACGGGTTTGCCAAGTACCGGTATGCAAGCGTGGAGGCTTTGGTGGCATACTAATCGTACTGAAGACGAACTGATCCAAAGAACTGCCGAGATGAATCCAGCCTTCTCGTTCCGTGCACACTTTAGCTATAGCAACATGGCATATGTCCTAGCCTCAAAAGTGATGGAAAAAGTCAGTGGAAAACCTTGGCAGGAATACTGCGCAGAGAAAATATTCAAACCTTTGGAAATGGAAAACACTACTTTTAACTTTAATACCTTCCTAGAAAGTGACAACAAAGTTAAATCCCATCTAGCCCCTTACTTCCGGAAGGATCCTATCGCTTATCAAAGCTTAGACATGATTGCAGCTGCCGGAGGTATTATCAGCAACGCTAAAGATATGACAAAATGGCTTAAATACCTCCTTCAACAAGGGCCCTTGATCAAAGAAACACAGAATGCCCAATCTGTCATAGAACCCATCATATCCAATGTCTATAAATGGAATATTTATACTTATTTCAATCCTGTAGCTGCCTATGGCTATGGATGGATGTTATACCGTGTTGGGGATAAAGAAATATATATGCATACAGGCCTTTCGGACGGAGCCCAAACTCTTCTTGCTATCGTACCGGAAGAAAAGCTAGGCATCTGCATCCTATCCAACCAATCAGAGAATCCCGCTCTTGCATGCTTACTTAACTCTTTGCTTGATAAGTATTTAAAAAAAGAACCGCGTGATTGGAATAAAATTGGCCAAGATGCAATTAAGTCCATGGAATTGGAATTTGACGCTCAGATCACTCAAATCAAAGCGGATCGGAATAAAGATCTAGCTCCTACCTTCCTTTTGCAGAATTATAGCGGGGAATATGTAAACCTCGCATTCGGTACTGTAAGGATATCCAAAGATGAAAATAGCCTCTTGATCACAACTTACAATAATGACAAAGGGAGTTTAGAACATTGGCAAGGGGATGACTTCAGCATCACTGGAATTCCTTCCTACACACCTATCTTACAACAAGTGACCTTCATCCTATCGGATGACAAAAAAGATATCATAGGCTTGCGTATGCCTTGTGTGGGATTCTTCAAAAAGGAACCTTCTCCACAAGAACCTAAAAATGATAAACCAATAGAAGATACCCCACAAAAGTCAGAGATTCTGACTTGA